A region of Methyloversatilis discipulorum DNA encodes the following proteins:
- a CDS encoding nitrate reductase, translating into MTQSQHETRSTCCYCGVGCGVIIEHDGSRITGVKGDPDHPANFGRLCTKGATLHLSARPDTRALHPELRTARDLPRSRTSWDTALAHAADRFAAIIDEHGPDAVAFYISGQLLTEDYYVFNKLAKGLIGTNNVDTNSRLCMSSAVSAYKQTLGADAPPCSYEDIDHTDCLLIAGGNPAYAHPIVYRRIEDARRANPAMKMIVVDPRRTDTASDADLHLPLLPGTDIWLYNAMLHVLLWEGHADDVFIAAHTEGFAELRKHVRDITPAVAAEVCGLRAEDIVTAAKWFGESKAAMSMWCQGLNQSHHGTHNGTALIALHLATGQIGQPGAGPFSLTGQPNAMGGREVGGMANLLSAHRDMANAEHRAEVAALWGLPDVPSQPGLTAVELFDAVRDGKVKAVWIACTNPAHSMPDQARIIEALQAAEFVVVQDAYRGTESAAFADLLLPATTWGEKEGTVTNSERRITHVSAALPAAGEARADWVIARDFARALGARLGRDADALFPYETVEQVFAEHVESTRGRDLDITGLSYAVLDRLGPQQWPFPAGAEGGTATLYTDRRFATANGKARFVVPSAATTAEKIDARYPLHLNTGRLRDQWHCMSRTGQVARLYSHVDEPRVEVHADDLARRGLKDGDLVRIKSRRGEIVLRAHASNAQRPGSTFVAMHWGRNALSNSGANALTAGRVDPYSKQPELKHAAVQMSRADLPFQALLLRTETSDDAAQQLTLTRMEALAPLLARFAYASLSMAGRDRPALVLRIAHDQPIPEDWLAELDRLCGLDHPACLAYRDARRDITKRALIEDGLLTGIRLTGETAAAAWLREVMVERQPTAELRRWLFAPLATPPVAAKSRGRIVCNCLDVAEPDIVEAIAGGADLDTLQATLRCGTSCGSCVPELKRMLDARRQAA; encoded by the coding sequence ATGACCCAGAGCCAACACGAAACCCGCTCGACCTGCTGCTACTGCGGCGTCGGGTGCGGCGTGATCATCGAACACGACGGCAGCCGCATCACCGGCGTGAAGGGCGACCCGGACCACCCGGCCAATTTCGGCCGTCTGTGCACCAAGGGCGCCACGCTGCACCTGAGCGCCCGCCCGGACACGCGCGCGCTCCACCCCGAACTGCGCACCGCGCGCGACCTGCCGCGCAGCCGCACGAGCTGGGACACCGCGCTGGCGCACGCCGCTGACCGCTTCGCCGCCATCATCGACGAGCACGGTCCGGACGCCGTCGCCTTCTATATTTCCGGCCAGCTGCTGACCGAGGACTACTACGTCTTCAACAAGCTCGCCAAGGGGCTGATCGGTACCAACAACGTCGATACCAATTCACGTCTGTGCATGAGCTCGGCGGTGTCCGCCTACAAGCAGACGCTGGGCGCCGACGCCCCGCCCTGCAGCTACGAGGACATCGACCACACCGACTGCCTGCTGATCGCCGGCGGCAACCCGGCCTACGCTCACCCCATCGTCTATCGCCGCATCGAGGACGCGCGCCGCGCCAATCCGGCGATGAAGATGATCGTGGTCGACCCGCGTCGCACCGACACCGCCTCCGACGCCGACCTGCACCTGCCGCTGCTGCCGGGCACCGACATCTGGCTGTACAACGCGATGCTGCACGTGCTGCTGTGGGAGGGGCACGCCGACGACGTGTTCATCGCCGCGCACACCGAAGGCTTCGCCGAACTGCGCAAGCACGTGCGCGACATCACGCCGGCAGTCGCCGCCGAGGTGTGCGGCCTGCGCGCCGAGGACATCGTCACCGCCGCCAAGTGGTTCGGCGAATCGAAAGCGGCGATGTCGATGTGGTGCCAGGGCCTGAACCAGTCGCATCACGGCACGCACAACGGAACGGCGCTGATCGCGCTGCACCTGGCCACCGGTCAGATCGGTCAACCCGGTGCCGGCCCCTTCTCGCTGACCGGCCAGCCCAACGCGATGGGTGGTCGCGAAGTGGGCGGCATGGCCAACCTGCTGTCGGCCCACCGCGACATGGCCAACGCCGAACACCGCGCCGAAGTCGCCGCGCTGTGGGGTCTGCCGGACGTGCCGTCGCAGCCCGGGCTGACCGCGGTCGAACTGTTCGACGCGGTGCGCGACGGCAAGGTGAAGGCGGTGTGGATCGCCTGTACCAACCCGGCGCATTCGATGCCTGATCAAGCGCGCATCATCGAGGCGCTGCAGGCGGCCGAATTCGTCGTCGTGCAGGACGCCTACCGCGGCACTGAAAGCGCCGCCTTTGCCGACCTGCTGCTGCCGGCCACCACCTGGGGCGAGAAGGAAGGCACGGTCACCAATTCCGAGCGCCGCATCACGCACGTCAGCGCCGCACTGCCGGCGGCCGGCGAAGCGCGCGCCGACTGGGTGATCGCACGCGACTTCGCACGCGCGCTCGGCGCCCGCCTGGGCCGCGACGCAGACGCGCTCTTCCCCTACGAAACGGTCGAACAGGTGTTTGCCGAACACGTCGAAAGCACGCGTGGTCGCGACCTCGACATCACCGGCCTGTCCTACGCGGTGCTCGACCGCCTCGGCCCGCAGCAATGGCCCTTCCCGGCCGGCGCCGAAGGCGGTACCGCCACTCTTTACACCGACCGCCGCTTCGCCACGGCGAACGGCAAGGCACGCTTCGTCGTGCCGTCGGCCGCGACCACCGCGGAGAAGATCGATGCCCGCTACCCGCTGCACCTGAACACCGGCCGTCTGCGCGACCAGTGGCACTGCATGAGCCGCACCGGTCAGGTGGCGCGCCTGTACAGCCACGTCGACGAACCGCGGGTCGAGGTGCACGCCGACGACCTCGCACGGCGCGGCCTGAAGGACGGCGATCTGGTGCGCATCAAGAGCCGCCGAGGCGAAATCGTGCTGCGTGCGCACGCGAGCAACGCCCAGCGACCGGGCAGCACCTTCGTCGCCATGCACTGGGGTCGCAACGCGCTGTCGAACAGCGGCGCCAATGCGCTCACTGCAGGTCGCGTCGACCCGTATTCGAAACAGCCCGAACTGAAGCACGCCGCGGTGCAGATGAGCCGCGCCGACCTGCCCTTCCAGGCGCTGCTGCTGCGCACCGAAACCAGTGACGACGCAGCACAGCAGCTCACGCTGACGCGGATGGAAGCGCTCGCCCCGCTGCTCGCCCGCTTCGCCTACGCCTCGCTGTCGATGGCCGGACGCGACCGCCCGGCGCTGGTGCTGCGCATCGCGCACGACCAGCCGATCCCCGAAGACTGGCTGGCCGAACTCGACCGCCTGTGCGGCCTCGACCACCCGGCCTGCCTCGCCTACCGCGACGCGCGGCGCGACATCACCAAACGCGCGCTGATCGAGGACGGGCTGCTGACCGGCATCCGCCTCACCGGCGAAACCGCGGCCGCCGCCTGGCTGCGCGAGGTGATGGTCGAACGCCAGCCGACCGCCGAACTGCGCCGCTGGCTGTTCGCACCGCTGGCGACGCCACCGGTCGCGGCGAAGAGCCGCGGCCGCATCGTCTGCAACTGCCTCGATGTTGCGGAACCTGACATCGTCGAAGCGATCGCAGGCGGAGCGGACCTCGACACGCTGCAGGCGACGCTGCGTTGCGGCACCTCCTGCGGCTCCTGCGTACCCGAACTGAAACGCATGCTCGACGCCCGACGGCAGGCGGCATGA
- a CDS encoding nitrate/nitrite transporter, translating into MDKKAFLKAGHTPTLFAAFLYFDLAFMVWVLLGPLGVQIAQDLQLTHAQKGFMVAVPVLAGALLRMLMGVLVDHLQPKKAGAIGQVIVIAALFVAWQFGIHSYEQALLLGCFLGFAGAAFAVALPLASRWYPPEHQGTALGIAGAGNSGTALAALFAPGLAAAFGWVNVFGLALIPLVAVFIFYLLVAKDAPECPPPKTLAEYLKVLKDRDAWWFMFFYSVTFGGFVGLASSLTIYFNTQFGLDAKMAGYFTAACVFAGSLVRPIGGNLADRIGGIRTLSMMYVIAAAFLFGVSFGLPQAWMAVVVFVGAMLALGMGNGAVFQLVPQRFRREIGVMTGLVGMAGGIGGFYLASSLGYSREVTGSYQTGFVVFALLAVAALIGLTRVKTRWRTTWGAAHLTSARI; encoded by the coding sequence ATGGACAAGAAAGCATTCCTCAAGGCCGGCCATACGCCCACGCTGTTCGCCGCCTTTCTCTACTTCGATCTCGCCTTCATGGTGTGGGTGCTGCTCGGCCCGCTGGGCGTGCAGATCGCCCAGGACCTGCAGCTCACGCACGCGCAGAAGGGTTTCATGGTTGCCGTGCCGGTACTGGCCGGCGCGCTGCTGCGCATGCTGATGGGTGTGCTGGTCGATCACCTGCAGCCGAAGAAGGCGGGTGCCATCGGTCAGGTCATCGTCATCGCGGCGCTGTTCGTCGCCTGGCAGTTCGGCATCCACAGCTATGAACAGGCGCTGCTGCTCGGCTGCTTCCTCGGCTTCGCCGGTGCCGCCTTCGCCGTCGCGCTGCCGCTGGCCTCGCGCTGGTACCCGCCGGAACACCAGGGCACGGCGCTGGGCATCGCCGGCGCCGGCAACTCCGGCACCGCACTCGCCGCGCTGTTTGCACCGGGTCTGGCCGCGGCCTTCGGCTGGGTCAACGTATTCGGCCTGGCGCTGATTCCGCTGGTGGCCGTCTTCATCTTCTACCTGCTGGTGGCGAAAGACGCGCCCGAATGCCCGCCGCCGAAGACGCTGGCCGAATACCTGAAGGTGCTGAAGGACCGCGATGCCTGGTGGTTCATGTTCTTCTACAGCGTCACCTTCGGCGGCTTCGTCGGTCTTGCATCGTCGCTCACCATCTACTTCAACACCCAGTTCGGGCTGGACGCGAAGATGGCCGGCTATTTCACCGCTGCCTGCGTGTTCGCCGGTTCACTGGTGCGGCCGATCGGCGGCAATCTGGCTGACCGCATCGGCGGCATCCGCACGCTGAGTATGATGTACGTGATCGCCGCTGCCTTCCTGTTCGGCGTGAGCTTCGGCCTGCCGCAGGCGTGGATGGCGGTGGTTGTATTCGTTGGTGCAATGCTGGCGCTGGGCATGGGCAACGGCGCAGTGTTCCAGCTGGTGCCGCAGCGCTTCCGTCGCGAGATCGGCGTAATGACCGGTCTGGTCGGCATGGCCGGTGGCATCGGCGGCTTCTACCTCGCGTCCTCGCTCGGCTATTCGCGCGAAGTCACCGGCAGCTACCAGACCGGTTTCGTCGTGTTCGCGCTGCTGGCGGTCGCCGCACTGATCGGCCTGACCCGTGTCAAGACGCGCTGGCGTACCACCTGGGGTGCGGCGCACCTGACATCGGCCCGCATCTGA
- a CDS encoding bifunctional protein-serine/threonine kinase/phosphatase, whose translation MTLAVSIGQCSVTGPRPRNEDFVGAVTPVGETLDAKGVLLAVADGVGGHAKGREAAEFTVRGLLNDYYATPDTWRIAQAIDQVLGALNRWLVAHAARTRESAGMATTLSALVLRGTRWHLAHVGDSRIYLYRDGCLTQLTEDHTWAHPELSNVLHRAVGLDARLAVDHADGELEVGDIFVLMSDGVWNTLHDDGIAALLARGGDAESLASTLVLQAEARGASDNCTALVARVDALPQAALRDRLAEAAGLSLPPRLAIGEELDGLRVEAVLHESRVTLLYRVTDLASGEARVLKTLREDADPDAIAALVHEEWLARRVVSPQFPQVIGHPRSRLYYLMSWHDGASLRARLDAGHHFSTEQVVKLGCSVLRALGTLHRLGIVHRDIKPDNLHLDSQGTLRVLDLGVAASDGEDFKEINNPGTPSYMAPELFSGQTASESSDLFALGVTLYQLLTRHYPWGEIEPFQRPRFGEPVPPTRYRPDVPEWLEAVLLKAIGRAPEARFETAEEFLLALERGAHRPLALPRRAPLVERMSVRLLRVLLVVSLLFNILLLCALLR comes from the coding sequence ATGACGCTCGCAGTGTCCATCGGCCAGTGCTCGGTCACCGGGCCGCGCCCGCGCAACGAGGACTTCGTCGGTGCGGTGACGCCGGTTGGCGAGACGCTGGACGCCAAGGGCGTACTGCTGGCGGTGGCCGATGGTGTCGGCGGCCACGCCAAGGGACGCGAAGCGGCCGAGTTCACGGTGCGCGGTCTGCTCAACGACTACTACGCGACACCGGACACCTGGCGCATCGCACAGGCGATCGACCAGGTGCTCGGCGCACTGAACCGCTGGCTGGTCGCCCACGCCGCGCGCACCCGCGAATCGGCGGGCATGGCCACCACGCTGTCGGCACTGGTGCTGCGCGGCACCCGCTGGCACCTCGCCCACGTCGGCGATTCGCGCATCTACCTCTATCGCGACGGCTGCCTGACGCAGCTGACCGAGGACCACACCTGGGCCCACCCGGAACTGTCCAACGTGCTGCATCGTGCGGTCGGTCTCGACGCCCGTCTCGCAGTCGATCACGCCGACGGCGAACTGGAGGTCGGCGACATTTTCGTGCTGATGAGCGACGGCGTCTGGAACACGCTGCACGACGACGGCATTGCCGCCCTGCTGGCGCGTGGCGGCGATGCCGAGTCGCTGGCATCGACGCTGGTGCTGCAGGCCGAAGCGCGCGGCGCCAGCGACAACTGCACCGCACTGGTCGCGCGGGTCGACGCGCTGCCGCAGGCGGCGCTGCGCGACCGGCTGGCCGAAGCAGCCGGTCTGTCGCTGCCACCCCGGCTGGCCATCGGCGAGGAACTGGACGGCCTGCGCGTCGAAGCCGTGCTGCACGAGTCGCGCGTCACCCTGCTCTACCGCGTCACGGACCTGGCCAGCGGCGAAGCGCGCGTGCTGAAGACGCTGCGCGAGGACGCCGATCCGGATGCCATCGCCGCGCTGGTGCACGAGGAATGGCTGGCGCGCCGCGTGGTGTCGCCGCAGTTCCCGCAGGTGATCGGACACCCGCGCAGCCGCCTCTACTACCTGATGAGCTGGCACGACGGCGCCAGCCTGCGTGCGCGCCTCGATGCCGGTCACCACTTCAGCACCGAACAGGTGGTCAAGCTGGGCTGCAGCGTGCTGCGCGCACTCGGCACGCTGCACCGTCTGGGCATCGTCCATCGCGACATCAAGCCGGACAACCTGCACCTGGACAGCCAGGGCACGCTGCGCGTGCTCGATCTGGGCGTGGCGGCGTCCGACGGCGAGGACTTCAAGGAGATCAACAACCCGGGCACGCCCAGCTATATGGCGCCGGAACTCTTCTCCGGACAGACGGCCAGCGAATCGAGCGACCTGTTCGCGCTCGGCGTCACCCTCTACCAGCTGCTGACCCGCCACTACCCGTGGGGCGAGATCGAACCCTTCCAGCGCCCGCGTTTCGGCGAGCCGGTGCCGCCCACGCGCTACCGCCCGGACGTGCCCGAGTGGCTCGAAGCGGTGCTGCTGAAAGCCATCGGCCGGGCCCCGGAAGCGCGCTTCGAAACCGCCGAGGAATTCCTGCTCGCACTCGAGCGCGGCGCCCACCGCCCGCTCGCGCTGCCGCGCCGCGCGCCGCTGGTCGAGCGCATGTCGGTACGCCTGCTGCGCGTTCTGCTGGTGGTGTCGCTGCTGTTCAACATCCTGCTGCTGTGCGCGCTGCTGCGCTGA
- the yaaA gene encoding peroxide stress protein YaaA — protein sequence MIIVLSPAKSLDYESPLVTKKSTRPDFLDHSAELIDILRRKSPADIASLMSISDPLAALNVARYADWTRDYTAPQGRQAVLAFNGDVYEGLDAPTLPPAALDWLQQHVRILSGLYGVLRPLDLMLPYRLEMGTRLPNARGKDLYAFWGDLPAQALNALFENDAHPVLVNLASDEYFKSVRRKVLKAQVIQPVFQDWKGGNYKVISFFAKRARGLMARYAAEKRIDDADALRDFAVEGYALDAAASTATEWIFRRRLD from the coding sequence ATGATCATCGTCCTGTCGCCCGCCAAGTCACTTGACTACGAATCGCCGCTCGTCACGAAGAAGTCCACCCGGCCGGATTTCCTCGACCATTCCGCCGAGCTGATAGACATCCTGCGCCGCAAGAGCCCGGCGGACATCGCGTCGCTGATGTCGATCTCCGACCCGCTGGCGGCGCTCAACGTCGCCCGCTACGCCGACTGGACGCGCGACTACACGGCGCCGCAGGGACGTCAGGCGGTGCTCGCGTTCAACGGTGATGTCTACGAGGGCCTCGATGCACCGACTCTGCCGCCCGCTGCGCTGGACTGGCTGCAGCAGCACGTGCGCATCCTGTCCGGCCTGTACGGCGTGCTGCGACCGCTCGACCTGATGCTGCCCTATCGGCTCGAAATGGGCACCCGGCTGCCGAACGCGCGCGGCAAGGATCTGTATGCCTTCTGGGGTGATCTGCCGGCGCAGGCACTGAATGCGCTGTTCGAGAACGATGCGCACCCGGTGCTGGTCAACCTCGCCAGCGATGAGTACTTCAAGTCCGTGCGACGCAAGGTACTGAAGGCGCAGGTGATCCAGCCCGTGTTCCAGGACTGGAAGGGCGGCAACTACAAGGTGATCAGTTTCTTCGCCAAACGCGCACGCGGCCTGATGGCACGCTACGCGGCGGAGAAGCGGATAGACGACGCCGACGCGCTGCGCGATTTCGCGGTCGAGGGCTACGCGCTCGATGCCGCGGCGTCGACGGCCACCGAATGGATATTCAGAAGACGTCTCGACTGA
- the nirD gene encoding nitrite reductase small subunit NirD: MSTETTTWAHVCALEDIPLLGSRVVAAESGDIAIFRTDGDRVFAVHDKCPHKGGPLSQGIVHGDTVTCPLHSWKIKLESGEAVAPDVGCTRGFEVKVENGQILLKA; the protein is encoded by the coding sequence ATGAGCACCGAAACCACCACCTGGGCGCACGTCTGCGCGCTCGAAGACATCCCCCTGCTCGGCTCGCGCGTCGTCGCGGCCGAATCTGGCGACATCGCCATCTTCCGCACCGACGGCGACCGCGTGTTCGCGGTACATGACAAGTGCCCGCACAAGGGTGGCCCGCTGTCGCAGGGCATCGTCCACGGCGACACGGTCACCTGTCCGCTGCACAGCTGGAAGATCAAGCTGGAATCGGGCGAGGCGGTCGCGCCCGACGTCGGCTGCACCCGCGGCTTCGAGGTCAAGGTCGAGAACGGCCAGATCCTGCTCAAGGCCTGA
- a CDS encoding HU family DNA-binding protein, producing the protein MNKAELIEALAKKADVSKAAAGRMLDGFLESVTTELKKGGKVTLVGFGTFATGKRAARTGRNPRTGATIKIPAAKTAKFTAGAALKKSINKK; encoded by the coding sequence ATGAACAAAGCAGAACTGATCGAAGCACTCGCCAAGAAAGCCGATGTTTCCAAGGCCGCCGCCGGCCGCATGCTCGATGGTTTCCTCGAGTCCGTCACCACCGAACTGAAGAAGGGCGGCAAGGTCACGCTCGTGGGCTTCGGTACCTTCGCCACCGGCAAGCGCGCTGCCCGTACCGGCCGCAATCCGCGCACCGGCGCAACGATCAAGATCCCGGCCGCCAAGACTGCCAAGTTCACTGCAGGCGCAGCGCTGAAGAAGTCGATCAACAAGAAGTAA
- a CDS encoding dienelactone hydrolase family protein, producing the protein MTQPDNPHRRDFLLGAGAAGFAIAVQPVIAQQVITTPDSGLVTGMSSTRASDGRTLPLFSARPDKPGKPPVVLVVSEIFGVHEHIRDVCRRFAHEGYLAVAPEMFFRQGDPAALGSVQEIIERVVSKVADAQVMADLDACVDWAREQGGDVKRLHATGFCWGGRVTWLYASHQPALRSGVAWYGRLDGVPSELTPLHPLDVVDSIHAPVLGLYGGQDQGIPNSDVDAMRAALKKSSSAAARKSDIVLYPDAPHAFHADYRPSYRAGDAADGWKRCLAWMAANGQ; encoded by the coding sequence GTGACCCAGCCCGACAATCCCCACCGACGTGATTTCCTGCTCGGCGCCGGCGCAGCCGGCTTTGCCATCGCGGTGCAACCGGTCATCGCGCAGCAGGTGATCACGACGCCGGACAGCGGTCTGGTGACCGGCATGTCCTCGACGCGCGCCAGCGACGGCCGCACGCTGCCGTTGTTCAGCGCCCGGCCGGACAAGCCGGGCAAGCCGCCGGTGGTGCTGGTGGTATCGGAAATCTTCGGTGTGCATGAGCACATCCGCGACGTCTGCCGTCGCTTCGCGCACGAAGGCTATCTGGCCGTCGCGCCCGAAATGTTCTTCCGCCAGGGCGATCCGGCGGCGCTCGGCAGCGTGCAGGAAATCATCGAGCGCGTCGTGTCGAAGGTGGCTGACGCTCAGGTGATGGCCGACCTGGATGCCTGCGTCGACTGGGCGCGCGAGCAGGGCGGCGACGTGAAGCGCCTGCACGCGACCGGCTTCTGCTGGGGCGGGCGCGTGACCTGGCTCTACGCGTCGCATCAGCCGGCGCTGCGTTCAGGCGTCGCCTGGTACGGACGCCTCGACGGGGTACCGAGCGAACTGACACCGCTGCATCCGCTCGATGTGGTCGACAGCATTCATGCACCAGTGCTGGGGCTCTACGGCGGTCAGGACCAGGGCATTCCGAACAGCGACGTGGATGCCATGCGCGCTGCACTGAAGAAGTCGTCGTCGGCGGCTGCGCGCAAGTCGGACATCGTGCTCTACCCCGATGCGCCGCACGCCTTCCACGCCGATTACCGCCCGAGCTACCGGGCCGGTGACGCGGCGGACGGCTGGAAGCGCTGTCTGGCCTGGATGGCGGCCAACGGCCAGTAA
- the ybiB gene encoding DNA-binding protein YbiB, translated as MLSPQSLTEMLSAIGRGDDARDLAETEAHGLFADMLDGRIPALELGAVLASLRWKHESADELAGFARALNERVPTLELPPHLPRMVVIPSYARAGRAPNLMPLLALMLARLDVPVLVHGLSGGNARPGSLDVLERLGHLPCSTVTEALNTLHAGRCAILPTEVLNPSLDSLIRLRERMGHRNTAHVVAKLLDPAPLHSLRVICVADAQLLSRLHDMFLRTPERALLMRAPDDDSFADPLRRPRIELFERGGARMLFEAESGALPLTNPLPPGEDIDGTADCIRDMLEGHRAIPQPLLNQLAACLFGSGAARDLTHAKATVSLGLAHTAH; from the coding sequence ATGCTGAGCCCACAGAGCCTGACCGAAATGCTGTCCGCGATCGGACGCGGCGACGACGCGCGTGACCTCGCCGAAACCGAGGCGCACGGCCTGTTCGCCGACATGCTGGACGGACGCATTCCGGCGCTCGAGCTGGGCGCCGTACTGGCCAGCCTGCGCTGGAAGCACGAGTCGGCGGACGAACTGGCCGGCTTCGCGCGCGCACTGAACGAGCGCGTGCCGACGCTCGAACTGCCGCCACACCTGCCGCGCATGGTGGTGATCCCGAGCTATGCGCGCGCCGGCCGCGCGCCCAACCTGATGCCACTGCTGGCGCTGATGCTGGCACGGCTGGACGTGCCGGTGCTGGTGCATGGCCTGAGCGGCGGCAACGCGCGCCCCGGCAGCCTCGACGTGCTGGAGCGGCTCGGCCATCTGCCGTGCAGCACGGTGACCGAGGCGTTGAACACGCTGCACGCGGGGCGCTGCGCCATCCTGCCGACCGAAGTGCTGAATCCGTCGCTGGACAGCCTGATCCGTCTGCGCGAACGCATGGGCCACCGCAACACCGCGCACGTCGTCGCCAAGCTGCTCGATCCGGCGCCGCTGCACAGCCTGCGCGTCATCTGCGTCGCCGACGCGCAACTGCTGTCACGGCTGCACGACATGTTCCTGCGCACACCCGAGCGCGCACTGCTGATGCGCGCGCCCGACGACGACTCGTTCGCCGACCCGCTGCGCCGGCCGCGCATCGAACTGTTCGAGCGCGGCGGCGCGCGCATGCTGTTCGAAGCGGAAAGCGGCGCACTGCCGCTGACCAATCCGCTGCCGCCGGGCGAGGACATTGACGGCACCGCCGACTGCATACGGGACATGCTCGAAGGTCATCGCGCGATTCCGCAGCCCCTGCTGAACCAGCTTGCCGCCTGCCTGTTCGGCAGCGGCGCGGCGCGCGACCTGACGCACGCCAAGGCGACCGTATCGCTCGGCCTCGCCCACACCGCGCACTGA